The sequence GCGATGTCGAGCAGCAGGTTCGAACGTTGCTGCGGCGTGGTGCGGGACCACTCGGCAAAGGCTCGGTGGGCAGCGAGGATGGCGGCTTCGACTTGCTCGGTGCTCGCCTCGGCGATGTGCGTAAGAATTTCACCGGTCGCCGAGTTGAGAATCGGCTCGACAAAACCTTCCCCAGCGACCAGTTCGCCATCGATCAACAACGCGGTACACATCGGGGTCTGCGCGCCAGCCATTTTCCGCGATCTCTTTTCTTGTGTGGCCATTGTTGCTCCCTGATATCGGGAGCCGACCGTCTTATAGATGCAGCAAGACTAGTGCGCGGCTCCGAGGTCGACAAATTCTAAATACTGAAGGCAGCATTCGATTAAATAGATGGCTTGCGCCCGCCGTGAGGTTGTTCGCGGGCCACGGTCAGGAAGGGGTCGACCAATGCGGGGCGCGCGGTGCCGCGGCGCCAGGCCAGGCCAACGTCGAGAGTCTGGTTGAGGTCGGCGATGGGCCGCGCTTCGATGATGTCGCCTTCCAGTGACCAGGGGCGATAAGTCATGTCCGGCTGAATCGACACGCCCAAACCGGCGGCGACCAGACTTCGCACGGCCTCGGTGGATGCGGTTCTCAGGGTTATTTTTGGTTGCAGCCCGGCGCCGCGCCACAATCGCTGGGCGTTGCGATCCATCTCATCGACATTTAGCTGAATCAAAGGCTCGCGGGCGACGTCAGCGAGGTTGATGCTGTCGTGTTCCAGCAGTGGATGCTGGGCCGGAAGCCACAAACGGTGCGGTGAATGGGTCAGTACTTCAGTCTGCAAGGCGTGGCGATCTTCGAGGTTGGAGAGGATCAACACGCCGACATCGATCTCGCCACTGACCAGCAAATGCTCGATGTAAGGGCGCTCGTCTTCCATCACGCGGATTTCGACGTTGGGGTAGGCACGTTGAAACCGGGTAAGCAAATCTGCCAGGTAATAACCGGCGACCAGACTGGTCACGCCGACGATCAACTGCCCGGCGACCTGATCGGTGCTCTGTTGCAGGCTGCGCTTGGCGTTGTCCACGGTCGCCAGAATCAGGTGCGCTTGGCGTAGGAATTGATGACCTTGGTGTGTCAGCGTCATGCCCTTGGCGTGGCGGCTGAACAGGCTGACGCCGATTTCCTCCTCCAGTTGCTGGATCGCCAGGGTCAGGGTCGATTGGGAAATGAATGCAGTTTGCGCGGCGGCGGAGATTGAACCGGTCTCGGCCACGGCGATGAAGTGACGGATCTGACGCAGGGTCATCATGAGAAGGGTACCCAGTGGGCGGTTTTTATAGATTGGCCTGAGTGTATATCTATTTTCACGAAGGGCCGCTGCGGGGCAAGCAACATCTGGAAGCACACTCGCAGGTCGGACAGGGGCACTTTCGAACTAGGCTGAGGGCCATATAGATCCGGATAACCCCTGTTTGGAGGCGGAACATGAACACCCGTGGATTGCTCGATCAACTGCTCAAGTCCGGCCAGGATCTGTTGCAGAACAAGGCTGGCGGAACGCAGAACAGACCGGCTGCCGGTGGCTTGGGCGGTTTGCTTGGCGGCGCCTCTAGCTCCGGTGGCCTCGGCAGTCTGCTGTCAGGTGCAGGTGGCGGTGCATTGGCGGCTGGCGCGATGGGCCTGTTGCTCGGTAACAAGAAAGTGCGCAAGGTCGGCGGCAAAGTTGCGATCTACGGCGGGCTCGCAGCGCTTGGCGTACTGGCCTACAAAGCCTACGGCAACTACAACGCCCAGAAAGGCATCGCACCGCAAACCGAACCGCAAACCCTCGACCGCTTGCCACCGGCGCAAGCCGAGCAACACAGTCAGGCCATTCTCAAAGCCTTGGTCGCTGCCGCCAAAGCTGACGGCCATATCGATGATCGCGAGCGCCAACTGATCGAAGGCGAATTCACCAAGCTCGACAACGATCAGGAGCTACAGCACTGGCTGCACGCCGAACTCAACAAACCCCTCGACCCGACCGATGTCGCCCGCGCCGCGAGTACGCCGGAGATGGCAGCGGAGATGTACATCGCCAGTGTGATGTTGGTGGACGAGGAAAACTTTATGGAGAAGTCATATCTGGATGAACTGGCGCGCCAGTTGAAGCTGGAGCCGGGTTTGAAGGTGGAGCTGGAAAAGCAGGTGCGGCTGGCCTCTGTGTAAAGACGGCGTGCTTCAATAATCGCAAATCCCCTGTGGGAGCGAGCCTGCTCGCGAAAACGCCGGGTCAGACGACATCGATGTTGACTGTTCCGGCCTCTTCGCGAGCAGGCTCGCTCCCACAGGTTATTCGGGCGGGCACGGAGCCTGCTCGCGATGAAGTTTTCAGCCTCACTACACAAACCATGGCCGATCCATCGCCCCTTTTTGCGATTACCCCACTGCCACGCCCACCCGCAATTGTCGGATAGTCCCACCCCAGAGCCCTCCCGCCGACCAACGCGTACAGGCCCGAGGGTCAAAAGCGTCTTATAAATGAAACACCGCCCTCGGCTATACTCCCCGCATTTCGATCAGGCACGAGGAATCACTGTGAAGAACTGGACGTTGCGCCAACGCATTTTGGCGAGCTTTGCGGTGATTATCGCCATTATGTTGCTGATGGTCGTCGTCTCTTATTCGCGACTGTTGAAGATTGAAACCAGTGAAAACAGCGTGCGCGATGACGCGATTCCCGGCGTCTACTACAGCTCGATGATCCGTGGCGCCTGGGTCGACAGCTATCTGCAGACCCAAGAATTGCTCGGGCTCAAGGAAGGCGAGGGGATTTCCAGCGAGGACGCAGCGGACTACAAGGCGTTCGAGGCGCGTTTGCAGGAGCAGATGGCCAACTATCGCAAGACCATGGCCACCGACGAGGACCGGACCGAGTTCGCGGCGTTCGAGAAGTACCACGACGCCTACATCCAGATTCAGGATGCCGTGCTGGACCTGCACAAGCGCAACCTGGAAGCGGACGCGGTCAGGATGTTCCACGACAAGCTCACACCCGCCTGGTATTCCGGGCGCATGAAGCTCAACGACATCATTGGCGAAAACAAGAAAGTCGCCGATCAGGCCATGAACAATATCGATGATGCCGTGGCCGCAGCCAAAGTCAGCATGTTCATTTCCCTGTTGGTCGCGGTCCTGGCCGCCGGCCTGTGTGGTCTGTTGTTGATGCGCGCAATCATGGCGCCGATGAACCGCATCGTGCAGATCCTCGAAACCATGCGCACTGGCGACCTCAGTTCGCGCCTGAACCTTGAGCGCAAGGACGAATTCGGCGCCGTCGAAACCGGCTTCAACGACATGATGACCGAGCTGACTGCGTTGGTGTCGCAGGCACAGCGCTCGTCGGTGCAGGTGACCACCTCGGTGACCGAGATCGCCGCGACCTCCAAGCAACAGCAAGCCACCGCCACCGAAACCGCAGCGACCACCACCGAAATCGGCGCGACCTCCCGCGAGATTGCCGCCACGTCGCGCGATCTGGTGCGAACAATGACTGAAGTCTCCACCGCCGCCGATCAGGCTTCGGTGCTCGCCGGCTCGGGCCAGCAAGGCTTGGCGCGCATGGAAGACACCATGCATTCGGTGATGGGCGCGGCCGATCTGGTCAACGCCAAACTGGCGATCCTCAATGAGAAGGCCGGCAACATCAACCAGGTGGTGGTGACCATCGTCAAGGTTGCCGACCAGACCAACCTGTTGTCGCTCAACGCGGCGATTGAAGCCGAGAAGGCCGGTGAATACGGTCGCGGTTTTGCTGTGGTCGCCACCGAAGTGCGACGTCTGGCGGATCAGACCGCTGTCGCCACTTACGACATCGAGCAGATGGTGCGCGAAATCCAGTCGGCGGTGTCTGCCGGGGTGATGGGTATGGACAAGTTCTCCGAAGAGGTGCGCCGTGGCATGTCCGAAGTGCAGCAAGTCGGCGAACAGCTGTCGCAGATCATCCATCAAGTGCAGGCACTGGCGCCGCGGGTGTTGATGGTCAACGAGGGCATGCAGGCTCAGGCCACCGGCGCCGAGCAGATCAACCATGCGCTGGTGCAGTTGGGTGACGCCAGCAGCCAGACCGTCGAGTCGCTGCGTCAGGCCAGTTTCGCCATCGACGAACTGAGCCAGGTGGCCGTCGGGCTGCGCAGCGGCGTTTCGCGATTCAAAGTCTGATGAGCGACATCATCGCCAAACGCAGCGCCGCGCAGGTGGCGAAGCCGGCGTTGTTCCTGCTGTTTCGCATCGGCAGCGAGCGTTACGCCCTGCGCGCCACCGAAGTGGCGGAGGTGCTGCCGCGTCTGCCGTTGAAGCCGATCGCGCGGGCGCCACAGTGGGTGGCCGGCGTGTTCGCCTATCGCGGCGCGGTAGTTCCGGTAATTGACCTCAGCGCATTGACCTTCGGCCATCCCGCCGAAGCGCGCACCAGTACGCGGCTGGTGCTGGTGAATTACCAGCCTGATGAGTCGCAACCGGCGCAATGGCTCGGACTGATTCTGGAACAGGCCACCGACACCCTGCGCTGCCATCCTCATGAGTTTGCGCCCTACGGCCTCGACAACCGCGAGGCGCCCTACCTCGGCCCGGTTCGCGAAGATGCTCAGGGGTTGGTGCAGTGGGTACGGGTCAATGACCTGCTTGATGATGCCGTGCGCCGTTTGCTGTTCCCCGATCCGCCGCTCAATCCGGCGCAGCTTGAGGCGCAGGCATGAATAGCGATCAGCGCTTTTTCGACTTTCTCAAGGAACGCATCGGTCTCGATGTCACCTCGGTCGGCCCGGCGATCATCGAGCGCGCCGTGCGTCAGCGCACGACGCTCTCGCAAGCGGCGCATGCCGATGAGTATTGGCTGTTGCTG comes from Pseudomonas sp. RU47 and encodes:
- a CDS encoding LysR family transcriptional regulator produces the protein MMTLRQIRHFIAVAETGSISAAAQTAFISQSTLTLAIQQLEEEIGVSLFSRHAKGMTLTHQGHQFLRQAHLILATVDNAKRSLQQSTDQVAGQLIVGVTSLVAGYYLADLLTRFQRAYPNVEIRVMEDERPYIEHLLVSGEIDVGVLILSNLEDRHALQTEVLTHSPHRLWLPAQHPLLEHDSINLADVAREPLIQLNVDEMDRNAQRLWRGAGLQPKITLRTASTEAVRSLVAAGLGVSIQPDMTYRPWSLEGDIIEARPIADLNQTLDVGLAWRRGTARPALVDPFLTVAREQPHGGRKPSI
- a CDS encoding tellurite resistance TerB family protein; its protein translation is MNTRGLLDQLLKSGQDLLQNKAGGTQNRPAAGGLGGLLGGASSSGGLGSLLSGAGGGALAAGAMGLLLGNKKVRKVGGKVAIYGGLAALGVLAYKAYGNYNAQKGIAPQTEPQTLDRLPPAQAEQHSQAILKALVAAAKADGHIDDRERQLIEGEFTKLDNDQELQHWLHAELNKPLDPTDVARAASTPEMAAEMYIASVMLVDEENFMEKSYLDELARQLKLEPGLKVELEKQVRLASV
- a CDS encoding methyl-accepting chemotaxis protein produces the protein MKNWTLRQRILASFAVIIAIMLLMVVVSYSRLLKIETSENSVRDDAIPGVYYSSMIRGAWVDSYLQTQELLGLKEGEGISSEDAADYKAFEARLQEQMANYRKTMATDEDRTEFAAFEKYHDAYIQIQDAVLDLHKRNLEADAVRMFHDKLTPAWYSGRMKLNDIIGENKKVADQAMNNIDDAVAAAKVSMFISLLVAVLAAGLCGLLLMRAIMAPMNRIVQILETMRTGDLSSRLNLERKDEFGAVETGFNDMMTELTALVSQAQRSSVQVTTSVTEIAATSKQQQATATETAATTTEIGATSREIAATSRDLVRTMTEVSTAADQASVLAGSGQQGLARMEDTMHSVMGAADLVNAKLAILNEKAGNINQVVVTIVKVADQTNLLSLNAAIEAEKAGEYGRGFAVVATEVRRLADQTAVATYDIEQMVREIQSAVSAGVMGMDKFSEEVRRGMSEVQQVGEQLSQIIHQVQALAPRVLMVNEGMQAQATGAEQINHALVQLGDASSQTVESLRQASFAIDELSQVAVGLRSGVSRFKV
- a CDS encoding chemotaxis protein CheW is translated as MSDIIAKRSAAQVAKPALFLLFRIGSERYALRATEVAEVLPRLPLKPIARAPQWVAGVFAYRGAVVPVIDLSALTFGHPAEARTSTRLVLVNYQPDESQPAQWLGLILEQATDTLRCHPHEFAPYGLDNREAPYLGPVREDAQGLVQWVRVNDLLDDAVRRLLFPDPPLNPAQLEAQA